In one Palaemon carinicauda isolate YSFRI2023 chromosome 25, ASM3689809v2, whole genome shotgun sequence genomic region, the following are encoded:
- the LOC137618939 gene encoding uncharacterized protein produces MHKFLSPSPIDVDPESADAEDKWIMWHDNFEVFCAAINLDLNTDKLALFRAHVSCKLLKIIISATTYATTISLLKAKFVKQKSEVFAIYKLATCKQQSGEALMLFLDSLKGLASESSFTDCTAAQAEELAIRDSYITGMASNAIRQRLLENLSLDLSPAVKQTRALEMAQLHSASYPSETNTTVAALIDEQAKPEMDPNSFLIEMSDSPNPSECAAAVSGRRCFFCGGSLHPRVHCPARKASCSNCQKVGHYTRVCKSQRKQWNKNGESTNSNLVAGIVPDNLPQSIPASITGAAVAAASPAL; encoded by the coding sequence ATGCACAAGTTTCTGAGTCCCAGCCCGATTGAcgtggacccagaatcagccgatgcggaggacaaatggattatgtggcatgataactttgaggtgttctgtgcggccatcaacctAGACTTAAATACAGATAAGTTGGCCTTGTTTCgtgctcacgtatcttgtaaactgttaaagaTAATTATaagtgccaccacatatgccacTACCATAAGCCTGTTGAAGGCTAAATTTGTGAAACAAAAAAGTGAGGTGTTTGCCATatacaaattagccacctgcaagcaacagagtggcGAAGCACTGATGCTTTTTTTGGATAGCCTCAAAGGTCTTGCCTCGGAAagtagcttcactgattgtacagccgctcaggctgaagaactggccatcagagattcttacatcacgggtatggcatctaatgcaatccgacagagactgttagagaacttatccttggacttatcccCAGCTGTGAAACAAAcccgtgcactggaaatggctcaactgcatTCGGCGTCTTATccaagtgaaaccaataccacagtggcagcattgatagatgaacaggcaaaacccgaaatggatcccaacagttttctaattgaaatgagtgactccccgaatccaagtgagtgtgctgctGCCGTCAGCGGTCggaggtgcttcttttgtggaggatccctacatcccagagTCCACTGCCCAGCCAGGAAAGCCTCatgttccaactgtcagaaggtaggtcattataCTCGTGTCTGCAAGTCACAAAGAAAACAATGGAACAAAAATGGTGaatcaactaactctaatcttgtagctggaatagtcccagacaacctcccacagtccatccctgcttccataacaggggccgctgtggctgcagcttctcctgcactaTGA